The segment AGGTGACCGTGCACAAACCCCAAGCCCCCATCCCCCACGAGTTCGACGACGTTTCAGTCACGATCCGACGGGGCCGCTCGTGACCGGGGAACGCAAGCTCGTCCTCGCGCTGGGCAGCAACATCGGCGACCGTGCGGCGAACCTCCAGGAGGCCGTGGACGCCCTCTTCGACGCGCCCGGTCTTGAGGCGGTCGCGGTGTCCCCCGTCTACGAAACGGCGCCGGTCGGCGGCGAGCCACAGGACGACTACCTCAACGCCGTGGTCGTGTGCCGGACCGGCCTCCCCGCCGAGATCCTCCTCGACCGGGCACGCAACGTCGAGGACGCGATGGGCCGCACGCGGGAGCGGCGTTGGGGGCCACGCGTCATCGACGTCGACATCGTGGTGCTCGGCTCCGAGACCTGGGACACGCCGGAGCTGACCGTCCCGCACCCCCGCGCCCACGAACGCGCGTTCGTCCTCCAACCGTGGTCCGACGTGGACCCCGAGGCCGAGATCCCAGGGTTCGGCCCCTTGGACAAGCTCCTGAACGACGTACGCGAGCAGCGACTGCGTCGCCGGGACGACGTGGTGATCCGGGTACCCGATTGAGTGACGAGACGCCAGGGACCATCGGGATGACGGGGTGGCGCACACCCGTCATCCTGGCGGTCATTGGCGTGGTCCTGGGGTTCGTCGTGTCCCAGTGGTTCTACCTGGGCCTGCCGCGTCTGCCCTGGACCGCGATCCCCACCGCGGTGGTGCTCGCCGTGGTGGAGATGTTCGCCGCCTACCACGTCCGACGCCGGGTCCGCCGACTCCCGGGAACCGTGCCGATCGAACCCCTGGCCGCCGCGCGGTTGCTCGCCCTCGCGAAGGCCAGTATCGCGGCGGCGGCCCTCCTCGGCGGCGCCTTCACCGGCCTCGCGCTCGGCCTGCTGGACCGAGTCCAGGCCGACGCTCCTCGCCTCGACGCCCTCGTCGCGGGAGGATCCACCCTGGCGTGCGTGGTGCTTCTGGTCGCCGGGTTCCTCCTCGAGCGCGCCTGCCGCGTCCCCGACCAGCGGTAACCCCAACACCCATCCTCCCCGCGGCCGCCTGCCGCCGTCCACCGTGGACGGCTGGGCTAGTGCCCCTCAGGCCGGGAACGTCTCGGCGTGCTGGTCGGGCCGCGGCCGGAGGCGGAGACAACGCCGGCCACTGCTGGCGTGACTTCCGTGGCCAGGTGTGGACCGTGTGAGTAGCGTGGAACAGCCGGTTTTGGGGGCCTTCGCCCGTGTGGTTTCAGGGGGTTCACGGCGCGGGTTCGTGGTGGCCTTCTGGGGGAACGCGAGGATGGTTGACTAAGGGTATGGGAATGGACGATGCCGCCGACGTCGGGGAGCCGTCGCCGTTCGACGCGGCGTTCGCGAGTCCGGACGGGACGGAGTGGCACCGGCCGTCCCGGGCGTTACGGACCTACCGACGTGTGGTGGCGCTCGTGAGCCTCGCCGTCCTCGCCGCTCTCGGGGGGGTCGGGCTGTGGATGGTCGCGGGATGGCTGGAGCTCGCACTGTGGGGTGTGGCGGTGGTCATCGCGACGGGGATGGCGTGGTATCTCGCTGGCGTCGCCCAGCAGTCGCTCGGCCATGCGGAGGGGCGCAGTGACTTCTACCTGACGAACGGGGTGTTGGTGCGTCAGCTCGTCATCATTCCCTACGGCCGGATGCAGTTGGTGGACGTGACCACGAACCTGCTGGAGCAGATGTTCGGGATCGCCACCGTGCGGGTTCGTACCGCCGCGACCCCCGGTGAGGCCTCGGTGGTCGGGCTGCCCATCGACGAGGCGACAGCCCTGCGGGATCGCCTGACCGAACGCAGCGAGACGTTCTCCACGGGATTGTGAGGAGCATGCCGGGGCCAACGGGGGACGACGCGGACGACGCCCGACCCGAACGTGGGTGGTTCGGTGCGGACGAGGACCGTGGTGCGTCCCAGCCACGTCCCCCCGCCGGGGGTGACGACTGGGTCTGGTTGGACGGGGTGCGCCTTCCCGGTATGCGTGAGGTGACGGCGCCGACCGACGGTCACTCCTCCGCGGCCGCCAGCAGGGACTCCGGCGGGTCACCAGAGCAGGAGCATCCACCGGTGGAGAACGCGGAGAACTCGCGCGAAGAATCCGCTCGGCCGCCGGTCGAAGCGGCCCAGGGCGGCGGGGAGCGGCCGGGAGGCACCGCGGGAGACGCGGAGGAGGGCCCGGCGGGTCGGCCCCGATTCCTCCCCGGCACCCAGGTGCTCGACCGTCGGGGGCGCCCGTGGTCTTGGAGCCCACACGCACACGGACAGTGGCCGGACGCGGCCCAACGAGGCTCGACCCACGCTGTGTGGTCGTTGGACGGTTCCGGTAGCCGGCGCCGGCCACCGTCGGATCCGGACCAGGACGTGGTCCACGGCGAGCACCAACTGCACTGGGTGAGTGTCCCGCTGCGCACGCTCGTCATCACGGCGGTCTTCCTCGCCCTTCCCGGGATCGCGATGATCGGACTGGGCGTACAGCGGGTGCTCGCCATGACCCTCATGGTCTTCGCGGCCGCCGGGGTCTACTGCCTGGCGTCCTGGTGGCTCACCTGGTTCCGTCTCGACGCCGACCACCTCATGGTGCGCTCAGGCATGCTGCGACGCACCGTGCAGGAGGTCCCCCTCAGCCGGCTCCAGGCCGTCGACGTGGTGCGCCCCTTCGTGCCGCAGATCTTCGGCCTCGCCGAACTGCGTATCGAACTCGCCGGCGGTGACCGGGGAGAGGTGCGCCTCCGTTTTCTCTCCGCCAAGATCGCGACCCGGCTCCGGGACGTGCTGCTGGCCCGGGCCGCCGGTCTCCCCCCGCTCCCGGAGGCGCCGCCGGAGCGCCCCTTCTACTCGGTCCCCTTCGGTCTGCTGCTCGCCGGGCTCGCCTTCCGGGTTCCCGTGCTCGGTGCGTTCCTGCTGTTCCTGGCGCTGGTGGTGCTGGGCGTCGCGTTCCGTGAACTGGGTGTTCTCGGTGGGGCGATCCCACTGTTGTTGGGGTTGGTGCGGGGCTTCCTCGGCCCGCTGCTCCGGTACGCCTCGTTCACGGCGGCTTTGACGCCCGACGGGCTGCGGCTGAGGCACGGTGTCTTCCAACGTCGGGTCCAGACCATCCCGCCCGGACGTGTCCAGGCGGTGCGGATCGTGTCGCCCACGCTGTGGCGGTACCTCGGTGTGGTGCGCGTCGAGGCGAACGTCGCCGGCTACGTGGGGGAGCGCCAGATGGACTCCTCCACTCTGTTGCCCGTCGTGGACCGGGCCACGGCCTTCTACCTCATCCACCAGCTCTTCCCCGGAACCTCCGCCGAGAGCGTGCCCCTCCGTCCCGCCCAGCGGTCGCTGTCCAAGCGCGACGCCCTGGGCGTGGACCAGACCATGTTCGTGACTCGCTACGGGCTGATGGGCGAGATCCTGGAGATGGTTCCGCTGGCGCGCGTCCAGAGCGTGCGCATGAGTTCGGGGCTCCTGGCCCGTTGGTTCGGCGTGGCCACCGTGGAGGTGGACTGCCCGCCAGGCCCCGCGCGGATGCGTGCGAACGGCCGGGGGCTGTCCGAGGCCCGGCAGGTCGTCGAATCGGTCACCGCGGGGGCCAACACGGCGCGCGCGACCACGGCGGGGCCGGAGCGCTGGGCGACCCGCGCGGATCCCGACTGACCCACCCGCGCCCCACGCGTCGTCCGCCCCTTTCGACGAATCGGCTTCGTCAGCGCCCTCGCGCGCCGTCAAACAGGACGAGTCAGGATATATCTATTACTTTGTGTAGTCATTTGATTACATAACAGCATCGGAGTTGTCTGATGCGCCCGAAGCCGCGACGGGCTGTGACTAGATGGACTCGAACACGCCACGTGTTCTCTGGAGTACGAAACGTCGACTGTTGTCGGTCGGTACGCCACCCGACAACGCCAAGGAGTGAATCAGAAGTGCTGAAGAAGTTTCTCGCCGCAGGTGCAGTCTCCGCCGCCGCTGCCGGTGTCGTCCTCATGAGCGGCGGCACGGCCTACGCGCACACCGGTGACAACATCTCCACCTCCGGCGTCGGCGCGATCGTGAGCGGCAACCAGGCCGTCGCCGACATCGACATTCCGGTGAACGTCTGCGGCAACTCTGTCGCGATCCTCGGCATTGCGGGTGCGTCCTGCGACAAGGGCTCGGCGTCCAGCCACTAGCCCCTGTGGGCGGATCCGGTGGTGCATCACCAGACCCGCCCCTGGTCGCCACGTGACTGAATCCGTGGCCGTCGCACTCCAGCGGCGGCCACGGGGATCGGGCGACACACGCGTCCAACGCGAACCGGCGCCGCTCCTCGGAGCGGTGCCGGTTTTCGCGTCCGGACCCGCCGAGGGTAGCGTGACAGGCGGAATCGCCGCGACCGAGTGAACGGAAACGACTGGTCATGCAGGAGCCGGAGCAACGCCCCGCCCGGTTGTCGGTGGGGGTCATCGGACCGGGCCGAGTCGGATCCGCGCTGGGGCCGGCGTTGGAACACGCCGGACACCGGGTGACCGCGGTGACGGCCGTGTCAGCGGAGTCCAAGGAGCGGGCCGCCCGCCTCCTGCCCCACGCCCAACTGCGTGAGGCGACCGCGGTGGTCGAGACGTGCGACCTGGTCCTGCTCACGGTGCCCGACGACGCGCTCGCTCCCCTCGTCAACGGCCTTGCCGAGATCGGAGCCCCCGTTCGAGGAACCCTCGTCGCCCACACCAGCGGCGCGCACGGGTACGGGATCCTGGACCCGTTGATCATGGCGGGCGGGCTCCCGTTGGCGCTCCACCCCGTCATGACCTTCACCGGTCGCCCCGAGGACCTGCAGCGGCTGGCGAACTGCACCTTCGGTGTCACCACGCCCGCGGAACTGCGCCCGGTGGGTGAGGCTCTCGTGGTGGAGATGGGAGCGGAACCGGTCTGGGTCGCGGAGGAGAAGCGGGGCCTCTACCACGCCGCGCTGACGAGCGGCGCGAACCACCTCGTTACCCTGGTGGCGCAGAGCGCCGAGCTGTTGCGCACCGCCGGCGTCGCCGACCCGGGACGAATGCTGGGCCCCCTCCTTGGCGCGGCCCTGGACAACGCCCTGCGGTTGGGGATCGACGGACTCAGTGGACCCGTCGTCCGCGGGGACGCCGACACCGTCGTGGGGCACGTGGCGGAGTTGCGCGCACACGCCCCCGACACCGTCGCGTCCTACCTCGCGATGGCCCGGCTGACGGCGGACCGCGCGCTCGCCGCGGGACTGCTCGACGCTCGCGACGCGGAACGGTTGCTGGACGCGCTGGGCACCACGCAGCCCTGAACCAACAGCGGCCCCGAGCCACAGGAGACCGGCCATGTCCCAACCCCGCCTGTTCACCACGCGCGCCGAGGTGACGCACGCCCGTTCCGACGCGGGACGCGTCGCCCTGGTTCCCACGATGGGCGCCCTGCACGAGGGACACCGCGCCCTGATGGCGCGGGCACGCCAACGTGAGGACGTCGACAGCGTCTGGGTCAGCGTCTTCGTCAACCCACTGCAGTTCGGCCCGACCGAGGACTTCGACCGGTATCCGCGGGACCTGGACGCGGACCTGGCCGTCTGTGAGGAGGAGGGCGTGTCAGCCGTGTTCGCGCCGAGCACCACGGAGATGTATCCGCTGGGACGCCCCATGGTGACGGTCCGGGCCGGGGCGATGGGCGACCTCCTGGAAGGGGAATCCCGCCCCGGATTCTTCGACGGGGTCCTCACCGTGGTCACCAAGCTCTTCGCCATCCTCACCCCCGACATCGCGGTGTTCGGCGAGAAGGACGCCCAACAGTTGGCGATGGTGCGCAGACTCGTCGCCGACCTCTCCCTGCCACCGGAGATCCTCGGTGTGCCGACTCGACGCGACTCCGACGGGCTCGCGATCTCCAGCCGTAACGTCTATCTCTCCACCGCGGAACGTCACACGGCGCTACGCCTGTCCCAGGGCCTTCGGGCCGCGGAGGCGGCCCGCGCGGGGGGAGCGGGCGCGGTGCGGAAGGCAGCCCACCAGGAACTGGACGCGGGCACCTCCGACCACCCCCCACTGAGGCTCGACTACCTGGCGCTGGTCGACCCGGACACCTTCTCCGAGGTGGAGGACGGGTACTCCGGACCCGCGGTGCTGGCGGTCGCGGCCTGGGTGGGCACCACCCGACTCATCGACAACGTGCGCGTCACCCTGTGAGCGACACCTGGAGCGCGGGGCGTGACGTCACGACCTGAGCGCCGCCCCCGCGCACCCGGGGAGGCCCCGTGGAGGGGGCCGATCCGTCGATGCCGGCCTCTCTGGTGGCGACTTCTGGGAGGATGTCCTGAATCCATGCGAAGGTGAACCTCGAGGGCGAGGAGATCGTCTTTGAGAATGTGGAGGGCACACCGATGGACACAGCGCACGCCTCTGCCCACGCCGGGATGGGAGTTGGCGCCTGATGCTGCTGACCATTGACGTGGGCAACACTCATACGGTGCTCGGTCTGTTCCAGGGTGACCACCTGCTGGACCACTGGCGGGTCGCCACCGAGGCCCGGCGTAGCGCCGACGAGTGGGCCGTCCTCGTGCACGGCCTCATGTCCACACGCGGACACGTTCCCCCGCGCCCCGGCGGAGCGGCCCACGCCGCACCCAGCGCCGGCGAGGGCGGAGGAACGACCGAGACCGGCGTGCGCGCGCGAACCTCCGGTGCCGAGCCGGACACCGACGGCGCCGCCGACACCGGAGCGGGCGGGGACGACACCTCCGGTCAGGGGGAGGAGATCCACGGCATCGCCCTGTGTGCCACGGTGCCGCCCGTGCAACACGAGATGCGGGAGATGTTCCATCGCCACTATCCAGGTGTCCCCGCGGTCGTGGTGGAACCCGGAGTGCGCACCGGAGTGCCGATCCGGGTCGACAACCCGAAGGAGGTCGGCAGCGACCGGATCGTCAACACGCTCGCGGCGGTGCGCCAGTTCGGTGGCCCGTGCGTCATCGTCGACTTCGGGACCGCGACGATCTTCGACGCCGTCAGCGCGAAGGGCGAGTACCTCGGCGGTGCGATCGCCCCGGGGATCGACATCTCCGTCGAGGCGTTGTCCCAGCGCGGCTCGCAACTGCACATGGTGGAGATCGTGAAGCCACGTAGTTCCATCGCCAAGAGCACGGCGGAGGCGCTGCGTTCGGGCATCGTCTTCGGATTCGCGGGACAGGTCGACGGCCTGGTGGAACGAATGGCACGGGAACTCGGTGCCCCCGAGGACGTGACCGTCGTGGCCACGGGCGACCTGGCCTCCATCGTGGTCCACGAGTGCCGTCGCGTCGACGTCCACGAACCGTGGCTGACGCTCAACGGACTCCGACTCGTTTACGAGCGCAACGCCCCGACGACACTCTGACCGAGACCCAAATGTAACCTTGTGGTCGGAAGGTGGGGATACTTCTGATTCTCCGCAGGTCAGAACCGATAGCGGTCGACTCCTCGCGAGGAGTCAAGGAAGAGGGATGCGCCGGTCGCGGGGCCGAGGGTGTTTATCGGATCTTGACGCTTTTTCACGGCCGGCATTAAGGTTCCTGTGCGAGCGGTTCCGCTGACCCAGTGGGTCACGTGCCGAACAACCGAAGATGACGCGAGTGGGCCGACGGCCACGCTCGCGAAGCCAGCACGACGCGTGTGGTCCGTCCGTCCCGGATCTCAGTTGCGCCGGCCGGTTTTGGGGGCTACCCCCATTCTTCTCCGGGGTTCCATCGTGACGAGTCAGCGTGTTCCGCGCTCATATCGATGAGGAGGACGGAGTGGAACAGGCCACACTTGTACGCGCCCCTGAGGTCAGCGTTGAACCCGGGCTGCCGACTCTAGACGCGGGCGAGGCGCGGCTTCTGGCCGAGATCGCCAGCGGAGTGACCACTGACGTGGCCGCACGCCATCTGGAGCTCAGTGCTCGTACGTTGCGCCGGCGCCTACGTTCGATCTGTGACCGCCTTGACGTCAACACCCCGATCGAGGCGGTCGTGTGGGCCGCCCGCCACGGCTACATCTGATTCCCGTGGTCCGGCCGTGCTGATCGGCCGCCGCGGCTGACGAAGAACGGTGTCAAGACGGTGGGCATCCGCGGATAGGCTGCCCGCGTGGAAATCACCGTTCGCCGAGCCCGCACCCGAGACGTGTCCAGCATCCGTCGCTTGGTCGATGCCTACAGCTCCGAGCGACGGGTGCTACGTAAGACCACGGTGAATCTGTACGAGGACATTCAGGAGTTCTGGGTCGCGGAACGTCACCAAGACGGGGATTCCGCTTTGGTCGGCTGTGGGGCCCTCCACGTGCTGTGGGAGGACCTGGCCGAGGTTCGCACGGTCGCGGTGGATCCCGCGCTGCGCGGCCACGGTGTCGGACATCGGCTCGTGGAATCCCTTTTGGCCACCGCCAAGGAACTTGGGGTGCGCCGGGTCTTCTGTCTGACCTTCGAGACCGGGTTCTTCGCCCGCCACGGCTTCCAGCCAATCCAGGGAACCCCGATCTCGGCGAAGGTGTATGAGGAACTTCTGGGTTCCTACGACGAGGGTGTCGCCGAATTCCTGGATCTGGAACGGGTCAAGCCAAATACTCTCGGCAACACTCGAATGCTGCTGCATCTCGACAGGTGAGCAAACTCACGGCCACTTCGCCCGACTCACATCGCCTCCCCCGTGGATGCTCGGTCACACCGATTGCGTAGAGTGCAGCCACGTGTCCCGACTTGTTCCGTTCCGGGGGCTCTGGCAATGGGGCCGGTGTTCAGCCCGGGGTGCCAGCAAGTATCGTTACGGCAGGAGTGCTTCAGTCTCGTGGTGGCGGTTGGGTGAGGCCCGGCAGGGCCGTCCCTCCAAGAATCCCTCTTGTTGATTCTGGCGTCTTGGGCCTCGGGATGGCAGGGGTGAGTGTCGCGCCGGTCGCAGAAGGCTCCCAGGAACTTCCAAGGGAGTCGGTAGGAGGCCGTGGGGGCCGAGGATTCGGACTTCCCCGCCACTTACGGTAATTGCTCCATAAAGTTATATCCAGGAAGGCGTTTGCGTTCGATGTGGGATGTATTGTCGGCCATCATCCCCCCGGCTGTTGTCGCGGCGGTGTTCTGCACGGCGATCTACAAGCTGCTCCGCTCGGAGATGGCGCCTAGAACCTCTGATGGCCGTCGAGTTAGCGAACGCCCTGCTCGGCGCGCTGAGGCCACCACATTCGCAAACTCGGATGGTGCGGAGGCCACGCAGGGGAAACCGCGTGAGTCGGCGGGGGACGTCGAAACGGAGCGAGGCGGAAGCGACGCTGAGCGCGATTAGACGTGCTCGCCTTGTTGCCCCTATCTGTGCTGTTGCCGCTATCTGTGGTGTGACTTTGCTTGCTCCCGTGCGGCCGCGGGTGCTTAAGAAGCCGACGGTTACGCTCCCCCAAACAACGGCATTCTCAGGACACTCGCAGGTAAAGAGCCACACGAGTGGTCTCATGCCTTAAGCTTCCTTACAGAGGCACGCACGATGACCGCATTGCGGAAGTCGGTGTGTGTGTCCCCCTCGTCTTTGGCGGGTGGGAGTGAAGCGTTCCTCGCGCGGCACAGGGTCCCCCCGCCCACCGCTCCAGAAATTATGGAGCAACGCGTCAACTCCATGGAGTGGCGTGGTTTTTGCCGACGTGAGCCCGAATTGTCATTCCACGACGATCGGGTATATCTTGATAATTAGGTGCTGTACTGCACTGCACTCCGGAAAGGTTTGTATCGATGGCACAAAAGGTCCAGGTGCTCCTCGTCGACGACCTCGACGGCGGCGAAGCCGAAGAAACCGTGCAGTTCGCCGTTGACGGGTCGGCATACGAGATCGATCTCAGTGGCAAGAACGCCGCGAAGCTGCGCGAGACACTGGCTCCCTACGTTGAGGTGGCACGGAAAGCACAGACCAGCAAGGGGCGTCGTGGGCGTCTCCAGCGCAGCCAGCCCAGCCGTGAGCGCAGTGCGGAGATCCGCAAGTGGGCGAAGGAGCACGGTAAGCAGGTCAACGAGCGGGGGCGTATCCCCCAGTCGATCGTCGCCGAGTACGAGGCGGCGCAGCGCTGAGCCGCGCGTACGTTCGGCCAAGCGGCCCGCTGTCCTCCGGGTGACCGGAGCGGCGGGCCGTTCGCTTGCGGCGTACTTGGAACACTGGCGCCCCGTTTGGTAGTTGGATGAGGGTGAAAGCCCTATCGTCGGGGAAAGTTTTTGGCAGACGTTCAGTACGGAGCTGTGCGGGATGTCGAGGTCGGGCCGTCCGGGCAACCGGCCGGCGCGGCAGGTCCGGGTGCGACGGGTTGCGTCCCCGGGGAGGCCGGGTTCTCCCCAGGGGCCGGTATGCGGAAAGCGAGGGTCGGGATCCGGCCCTGCCTGACCGCTCTGTGAGGAGCGACGAGACATGTTCGAGAGGTTTACCGATCGCGCGCGGCGCGTGGTGGTCCTGGCCCAGGAAGAGGCCAGGATGCTCAACCACAACTACATCGGCACTGAGCACATCCTGCTTGGCCTGATTCACGAGGGTGAGGGCGTCGCCGCCAAGGCCCTGGAGAGTCTGGGCATCAGCCTCGAAGCGGTGCGCCAGCAGGTCGAGGAGATTATCGGGCAGGGCCAGCAGGCCCCGTCCGGGCACATTCCCTTCACCCCACGGGCGAAGAAGGTGCTGGAACTGTCGCTGCGAGAGGCACTCCAGCTCGGGCACAACTACATCGGTACCGAGCACATCCTGCTCGGTCTCATCCGCGAGGGTGAGGGCGTCGCCGCCCAGGTGTTGGTGAAGCTCGGAGCGGACCTCAATCGCGTGCGCCAGCAGGTCATCCAGCTTCTGCACGGCTACCAGGGCAAGGAGCCCCAGGCCGCCGGCACCGCGTCGGAGTCCGCACCGTCGACGTCCCTGGTGCTGGACCAGTTCGGCCGGAACCTGACCCAGGCGGCCCGGGAGAGCAAGCTCGACCCCGTGATCGGTCGCGACACCGAAATCGAGCGGGTCATGCAGGTGCTGTCCCGCCGGACCAAGAACAACCCGGTCCTCATCGGTGAGCCCGGTGTCGGTAAGACGGCGGTCGTCGAGGGGCTCGCCCAGAAGATCGTGAAGGGCGAGATTCCGGAGACGCTGAAGGACAAGCAGCTCTACACCCTGGACCTGGGCGCGCTGGTCGCCGGTAGCCGGTACCGCGGTGACTTCGAGGAGCGCCTGAAGAAGGTGCTCAAGGAGATCCGTACCCGCGGCGACATCATCCTGTTCATCGACGAGCTGCACACGCTCGTGGGCGCGGGCGCCGCCGAGGGCGCGATCGACGCCGCCAGCATCCTCAAGCCGATGCTGGCGCGGGGCGAGCTGCAGACCATCGGCGCCACCACGCTGGACGAGTACCGCAAGCACCTGGAGAAGGACGCGGCGCTGGAGCGTCGTTTCCAGCCGATCCAGGTGGACGAGCCCACGATCGCGCACACCATCGAGATCCTGAAGGGCCTGCGGGACCGCTACGAGGCGCACCACCGCGTGTCCATCACCGACTCGGCGTTGGTCTCCGCGGCGCAACTCGCCGACCGCTACATCTCCGACCGCTTCCTGCCGGACAAGGCGATCGACCTGATCGACGAGGCCGGCTCGCGGATGCGGATCCGTCGGATGACGGCGCCGCCGGACCTGCGCGAGTACGACGACAAGATCGCCGACGTCCGTAAGGACAAGGAGTCCGCGATCGACGCGCAGGACTTCGAACGCGCGGCGTCGCTGCGGGACGACGAGAAGCAGTTGTTGTCCCGTAAGGCGCAGCGGGAGAAGGAGTGGAAGGCCGGCGACATGGATGTCGTGGCCGAGGTGAACGAGGAACTCATCGCCGAGGTGCTGGCCACCGC is part of the Spiractinospora alimapuensis genome and harbors:
- the folK gene encoding 2-amino-4-hydroxy-6-hydroxymethyldihydropteridine diphosphokinase; its protein translation is MTGERKLVLALGSNIGDRAANLQEAVDALFDAPGLEAVAVSPVYETAPVGGEPQDDYLNAVVVCRTGLPAEILLDRARNVEDAMGRTRERRWGPRVIDVDIVVLGSETWDTPELTVPHPRAHERAFVLQPWSDVDPEAEIPGFGPLDKLLNDVREQRLRRRDDVVIRVPD
- a CDS encoding DUF3180 domain-containing protein, with amino-acid sequence MSDETPGTIGMTGWRTPVILAVIGVVLGFVVSQWFYLGLPRLPWTAIPTAVVLAVVEMFAAYHVRRRVRRLPGTVPIEPLAAARLLALAKASIAAAALLGGAFTGLALGLLDRVQADAPRLDALVAGGSTLACVVLLVAGFLLERACRVPDQR
- a CDS encoding PH domain-containing protein; the protein is MGMDDAADVGEPSPFDAAFASPDGTEWHRPSRALRTYRRVVALVSLAVLAALGGVGLWMVAGWLELALWGVAVVIATGMAWYLAGVAQQSLGHAEGRSDFYLTNGVLVRQLVIIPYGRMQLVDVTTNLLEQMFGIATVRVRTAATPGEASVVGLPIDEATALRDRLTERSETFSTGL
- a CDS encoding PH domain-containing protein, with protein sequence MPGPTGDDADDARPERGWFGADEDRGASQPRPPAGGDDWVWLDGVRLPGMREVTAPTDGHSSAAASRDSGGSPEQEHPPVENAENSREESARPPVEAAQGGGERPGGTAGDAEEGPAGRPRFLPGTQVLDRRGRPWSWSPHAHGQWPDAAQRGSTHAVWSLDGSGSRRRPPSDPDQDVVHGEHQLHWVSVPLRTLVITAVFLALPGIAMIGLGVQRVLAMTLMVFAAAGVYCLASWWLTWFRLDADHLMVRSGMLRRTVQEVPLSRLQAVDVVRPFVPQIFGLAELRIELAGGDRGEVRLRFLSAKIATRLRDVLLARAAGLPPLPEAPPERPFYSVPFGLLLAGLAFRVPVLGAFLLFLALVVLGVAFRELGVLGGAIPLLLGLVRGFLGPLLRYASFTAALTPDGLRLRHGVFQRRVQTIPPGRVQAVRIVSPTLWRYLGVVRVEANVAGYVGERQMDSSTLLPVVDRATAFYLIHQLFPGTSAESVPLRPAQRSLSKRDALGVDQTMFVTRYGLMGEILEMVPLARVQSVRMSSGLLARWFGVATVEVDCPPGPARMRANGRGLSEARQVVESVTAGANTARATTAGPERWATRADPD
- a CDS encoding chaplin family protein — encoded protein: MLKKFLAAGAVSAAAAGVVLMSGGTAYAHTGDNISTSGVGAIVSGNQAVADIDIPVNVCGNSVAILGIAGASCDKGSASSH
- a CDS encoding Rossmann-like and DUF2520 domain-containing protein gives rise to the protein MQEPEQRPARLSVGVIGPGRVGSALGPALEHAGHRVTAVTAVSAESKERAARLLPHAQLREATAVVETCDLVLLTVPDDALAPLVNGLAEIGAPVRGTLVAHTSGAHGYGILDPLIMAGGLPLALHPVMTFTGRPEDLQRLANCTFGVTTPAELRPVGEALVVEMGAEPVWVAEEKRGLYHAALTSGANHLVTLVAQSAELLRTAGVADPGRMLGPLLGAALDNALRLGIDGLSGPVVRGDADTVVGHVAELRAHAPDTVASYLAMARLTADRALAAGLLDARDAERLLDALGTTQP
- the panC gene encoding pantoate--beta-alanine ligase: MSQPRLFTTRAEVTHARSDAGRVALVPTMGALHEGHRALMARARQREDVDSVWVSVFVNPLQFGPTEDFDRYPRDLDADLAVCEEEGVSAVFAPSTTEMYPLGRPMVTVRAGAMGDLLEGESRPGFFDGVLTVVTKLFAILTPDIAVFGEKDAQQLAMVRRLVADLSLPPEILGVPTRRDSDGLAISSRNVYLSTAERHTALRLSQGLRAAEAARAGGAGAVRKAAHQELDAGTSDHPPLRLDYLALVDPDTFSEVEDGYSGPAVLAVAAWVGTTRLIDNVRVTL
- a CDS encoding helix-turn-helix domain-containing protein: MFRAHIDEEDGVEQATLVRAPEVSVEPGLPTLDAGEARLLAEIASGVTTDVAARHLELSARTLRRRLRSICDRLDVNTPIEAVVWAARHGYI
- a CDS encoding amino-acid N-acetyltransferase codes for the protein MEITVRRARTRDVSSIRRLVDAYSSERRVLRKTTVNLYEDIQEFWVAERHQDGDSALVGCGALHVLWEDLAEVRTVAVDPALRGHGVGHRLVESLLATAKELGVRRVFCLTFETGFFARHGFQPIQGTPISAKVYEELLGSYDEGVAEFLDLERVKPNTLGNTRMLLHLDR
- a CDS encoding histone-like nucleoid-structuring protein Lsr2 — encoded protein: MAQKVQVLLVDDLDGGEAEETVQFAVDGSAYEIDLSGKNAAKLRETLAPYVEVARKAQTSKGRRGRLQRSQPSRERSAEIRKWAKEHGKQVNERGRIPQSIVAEYEAAQR
- a CDS encoding ATP-dependent Clp protease ATP-binding subunit, which codes for MFERFTDRARRVVVLAQEEARMLNHNYIGTEHILLGLIHEGEGVAAKALESLGISLEAVRQQVEEIIGQGQQAPSGHIPFTPRAKKVLELSLREALQLGHNYIGTEHILLGLIREGEGVAAQVLVKLGADLNRVRQQVIQLLHGYQGKEPQAAGTASESAPSTSLVLDQFGRNLTQAARESKLDPVIGRDTEIERVMQVLSRRTKNNPVLIGEPGVGKTAVVEGLAQKIVKGEIPETLKDKQLYTLDLGALVAGSRYRGDFEERLKKVLKEIRTRGDIILFIDELHTLVGAGAAEGAIDAASILKPMLARGELQTIGATTLDEYRKHLEKDAALERRFQPIQVDEPTIAHTIEILKGLRDRYEAHHRVSITDSALVSAAQLADRYISDRFLPDKAIDLIDEAGSRMRIRRMTAPPDLREYDDKIADVRKDKESAIDAQDFERAASLRDDEKQLLSRKAQREKEWKAGDMDVVAEVNEELIAEVLATATGIPVFKLTEEESSRLLHMEDELHRRVIGQDDAIKALSQAIRRTRAGLKDPKRPGGSFIFAGPSGVGKTELSKTLAEFLFGDEESLIQLDMSEFMEKHTVSRLFGSPPGYVGYEEGGQLTEKVRRKPFSVVLFDEIEKAHNDIFNSLLQVLEEGRLTDAQGRNVDFKNTVIIMTTNLGTGDISKGVAMGFAKENDSKTNYERMKSKVQEELKSNFRPEFLNRVDDVIVFHQLTQDEIINIVDLMAAQLDERLKDRDMGLELRGDAKNLLAQRGYDPVLGARPLRRTIQREIEDQLSEKILFGDVKPGQIVIVDTEGTGDDATFTFRGVPKPDSVPDAPPVEEQPAAGGSE